From Pseudomonas sp. stari2:
AGGGTATTCGTTCAGAGGTCAACGCCATGATCATGAGCACCAGAACAAGAAGGTACCTCGCGATTTTCATCACCTGCGCGGCCACGCTGGCGCTGTACGGCACCGCGGCATGGCGCGTGGAGCAGTTGCGGCAACTGCCCCGTGAGTACGCGAGCTGCAACTTCGAGCGCTGCATCCCTCACAACGCCACCCTCAACGCCCTGCGCTGATACAGGACGTCAGGCGTCGTCGTTCTGCTCGGCCTTCAAGCGGTCGCGGAACGCCTTTGGCGAGATCCCCACCCGGCGCCGAAACAGGCGCGTGAAGTTGGTCGGATCGGAAAAACCCAATACCTCGGACATCTCGTAAATCGTCATGCTGGTGTACGTCAGCAGACGCTTGGCTTCCAGCAACTGACGCTCGTGCATGATCTGCAACGCCGGCTGCCCCGCCAGTTCGCGACAGGTGCCGTTGAGGTGCGAGACGGAAATGCCCAGACGATGGGCCAGGTCTTCGACCTTCACATGCTGCCGGTACGTTTCTTCCACCAGTTGAATAAAGCCGTTGAGGTATTCGCGCTGGCGCTGCGGTCTCTGGCTGGCATTGTGGCGCCGGATCGCCTGACGGCTGACCCAGACCATGATCACGCTCACCAGCGAATGCATGAGCATTTCCCGCGCCGGTTGATGGCCGTTGTACTCGGCCTGCAACGCGGCAAACAGACTGTTGAGGTACTCCGCGTCCGGGCCCGCCGGATAGCTTTCAGCCTGGGCCAGGGCCTGCACCGCACTGCCCAGTTGCGCCTGCAAATGGTTGATCAGCGGTGTGGCGAGGGTGACGACGAATCCTTCGACGTCCTCGGAAAAACGGAATCCATGCACCGAAAGTGGCGGCAGGATCTGGATGGCAGCTTCGTTCAGTTGCGTGCGTTGGCCTTCGATTTCAAGCTCTGCCTGACCTTTGAATACGAAGAGCAACTGGCACAAATCGGCGTGGCGGTGGGGTTTGATTTCCCATTGATGTTCGCGGCTGCGTTTGGAAATGGTTTCACAGTGCAGCAAGTCAGGGGTCGGCCAGTCCAGGCTTTCACCGTAGAGCTTGAACACCGGAATCGAAGGCAGGTCAGGCTTGTTCATCACTTCAATCCAGGCCTCGAAGGTTGCGGGCGATAATCGCACCGATTGGCAGAATGTACAGGTATCGGCTCAGTTTTCACCTTCAATTGACAGACCCGCAAGGGAAAAATGCAAGCACTCGAATCCTGAAAATCATTCACCGGCCGTTGTCGTGTGAAGCTTGCGAGTCATAAAAACAATGAAAACGCTGAAAACCCAAGTCGCCATCATTGGCGCCGGTCCGTCCGGATTATTGCTCGGCCAACTGCTGCACAACGCCGGCATCGACACCCTGATCATTGAACGCCAGTCACCTGACTATGTGCTCGGCCGAATTCGCGCCGGTGTCCTTGAACAGGGCATGGTAGAGCTGTTGCGTGAGGCTGGCGTGGGTCAGCGGATGGACGCCGAAGGTCTTGTTCACGGTGGTTTCGAACTGGCCCTGGATGGGCGTCGGGTGCACATCGATCTGCAGGCGTTGACCGGTGGAAAAACCGTAATGGTCTATGGCCAGACCGAGGTCACCCGCGACCTGATGGCCGCTCGTCGGGAGACCGGCGGGAAGACAATCTACGAAGCACGCGATGTCGTTCCCTGTGGCATGAAAAGCGACGAAGCCTTCGTCACGTTTGAAAAGGATGGCGAAAACTGGCGCGTCGATTGCGATTACATCGCCGGTTGCGACGGTTTCCACGGCGTGGCGCGCCAGTCGATTCCTGCCGAATGCCTGAAGATTTTCGAACGCGTCTATCCGTTCGGCTGGCTGGGAATTCTCGCTGACACGCCACCGATTCACGACGAACTGGTCTACGCCCGCCACAAACGCGGCTTCGCCCTGTGCAGCATGCGTTCGGCGACCCGCACCCGCTATTACCTGCAAGTGCCGGCCGAAGAGAACGTCGACAACTGGTCGGATCAGCGCTTCTGGGATGAACTGCGCAATCGTCTGCCGGAGGATCTGGCGCAGAAACTCGTGACCGGTCCTTCGATCGAAAAGAGCATCGCGCCGCTGCGCAGTTTTGTGGTCGAGCCAATGCAGTACGGGCGCATGTTTCTGGTGGGCGACGCGGCGCACATCGTTCCACCGACCGGTGCCAAGGGTTTGAATCTGGCAGCCAGCGATGTCAGCACGCTGTTCAGGATTCTGCTCAAGGTCTACCGCGAGGGTCGCAGGGACTTGCTGGAGAAGTATTCGCAAATCTGCCTGCGTCGGGTGTGGAAAGCCGAGCGGTTTTCCTGGTGGATGACCTCGATGCTGCACCGTTTCGACGAGCACGACGATTT
This genomic window contains:
- a CDS encoding helix-turn-helix domain-containing protein; the encoded protein is MNKPDLPSIPVFKLYGESLDWPTPDLLHCETISKRSREHQWEIKPHRHADLCQLLFVFKGQAELEIEGQRTQLNEAAIQILPPLSVHGFRFSEDVEGFVVTLATPLINHLQAQLGSAVQALAQAESYPAGPDAEYLNSLFAALQAEYNGHQPAREMLMHSLVSVIMVWVSRQAIRRHNASQRPQRQREYLNGFIQLVEETYRQHVKVEDLAHRLGISVSHLNGTCRELAGQPALQIMHERQLLEAKRLLTYTSMTIYEMSEVLGFSDPTNFTRLFRRRVGISPKAFRDRLKAEQNDDA
- the pobA gene encoding 4-hydroxybenzoate 3-monooxygenase; this encodes MKTLKTQVAIIGAGPSGLLLGQLLHNAGIDTLIIERQSPDYVLGRIRAGVLEQGMVELLREAGVGQRMDAEGLVHGGFELALDGRRVHIDLQALTGGKTVMVYGQTEVTRDLMAARRETGGKTIYEARDVVPCGMKSDEAFVTFEKDGENWRVDCDYIAGCDGFHGVARQSIPAECLKIFERVYPFGWLGILADTPPIHDELVYARHKRGFALCSMRSATRTRYYLQVPAEENVDNWSDQRFWDELRNRLPEDLAQKLVTGPSIEKSIAPLRSFVVEPMQYGRMFLVGDAAHIVPPTGAKGLNLAASDVSTLFRILLKVYREGRRDLLEKYSQICLRRVWKAERFSWWMTSMLHRFDEHDDFSQRISASELDYFVSSEAGQKTIAENYVGLPYEAIE